From a region of the Panicum virgatum strain AP13 chromosome 2K, P.virgatum_v5, whole genome shotgun sequence genome:
- the LOC120695251 gene encoding disease resistance protein Pik-2-like: protein MACVDIPAMHPSHRLLEQPLDILLYMLLKIVEFEYGGFSAEVSKEEQDIRQYYFRKKQYLVDELTKTIIDMNVRTRIEKIKGRIKDIDKQVGLDMEGQSPSTQSLRLLLVALRLSPLYDWWGRIILNQGEVRDKARSVSGISDEEEIIKKTAQELGDLFGGYALCLHHAQYERILREVFPSASSSNSAGLLPQTGAGGEEDDNKIPLDMGKLGAQLTEKMDEIAKKIEEQLEIKWAVDRIEELVRTKRTLLILHNDQNYARRWEETRNALSLVRCAAGSAMMVITTKSTQKATQDFCYPPHKPIVYSLADLYQYHDIVLKLIRQRQQHENDEGGNYNPQIFRDILEKCQPHEFCMKMFAHALYANPNRRYQELRMLHGAPVSQTTLGRNAEKMFMFSYKDLPKEYKSCLLYLAIFPQGQSIRRSTLVGRWITEGLIDNEDWPSAVCQAELCFDGLIDRWFVSPVEIGAAGKVKSCMVASQVHKFISKLAKEEHIMETRL, encoded by the coding sequence ATGGCCTGCGTCGACATCCCGGCAATGCACCCCAGTCATCGGTTGCTGGAACAGCCTCTGGACATTCTCTTGTACATGCTGCTGAAGATAGTAGAATTTGAATATGGCGGCTTTTCCGCCGAGGTGTCCAAGGAGGAGCAGGATATTCGGCAATACTATTTCAGGAAGAAACAATATCTGGTTGATGAACTGACCAAAACAATCATAGACATGAATGTCAGGACAAGGATTGAGAAAATCAAGGGCAGGATCAAAGATATCGACAAGCAGGTGGGACTGGACATGGAAGGCCAAAGCCCCTCCACCCAATCATTACGCCTGCTCCTTGTAGCCCTGCGCTTATCGCCATTGTATGATTGGTGGGGGCGAATAATCCTCAATCAAGGCGAAGTAAGGGACAAGGCCAGATCTGTATCAGGCATATCTGATGAGGAGGAGATCATCAAGAAAACGGCTCAGGAGCTTGGGGACCTGTTTGGGGGGTATGCATTATGCCTGCATCATGCCCAGTATGAGCGCATCCTGCGGGAGGTGTTCCCGtcggccagcagcagcaactcaGCAGGCCTGTTGCCACAGACAGGAGCAGGAGGCGAAGAGGACGACAACAAAATACCTCTAGATATGGGCAAACTGGGTGCTCAACTGACGGAGAAGATGGATGAGATAGCCAAGAAGATTGAAGAGCAACTTGAGATCAAATGGGCGGTGGACAGGATTGAAGAGTTGGTACGAACGAAGCGGACCCTGCTTATCCTCCATAATgatcaaaactatgcaagaaGATGGGAGGAGACTAGAAATGCTTTGAGCCTGGTGCGTTGTGCTGCCGGCAGTGCAATGATGGTGATCACCACAAAGAGTACCCAAAAGGCCACCCAAGATTTCTGCTATCCACCGCACAAGCCCATAGTCTATTCTCTTGCTGATCTCTACCAATACCATGATATTGTGCTCAAGCTTATaaggcagcggcagcagcacgaGAACGATGAAGGCGGCAACtacaatcctcagattttccgcGACATCCTGGAAAAGTGTCAACCACATGAATTCTGCATGAAGATGTTCGCTCATGCTCTGTATGCGAATCCTAATAGGAGGTACCAAGAACTTCGCATGCTACATGGCGCCCCGGTTTCGCAAACAACATTGGGCCGCAATGCTGAGAAGATGTTCATGTTCTCTTACAAGGATCTGCCCAAAGAATACAAGAGTTGCTTGTTGTACCTGGCTATCTTCCCTCAAGGTCAAAGCATCAGACGGTCAACCTTAGTAGGAAGGTGGATTACAGAAGGATTGATAGACAACGAAGACTGGCCCAGTGCAGTGTGTCAAGCCGAGCTGTGTTTTGATGGGCTCATCGACCGGTGGTTTGTTTCGCCGGTGGAAATTGGTGCTGCGGGAAAGGTCAAGAGTTGCATGGTGGCTAGTCAAGTTCACAAATTCATCAGCAAGCTCGCCAAGGAAGAGCACATCATGGAGACACGCCTATGA
- the LOC120674340 gene encoding protein EMSY-LIKE 3-like, translating into MKFPKKDLPKKDFLPPRNRVRKRASRDIDILHTESLIKLVEKVFSVSNPNPLEVEDAKRPLKEQLVDAIARHAEASDGESEIYEQFAI; encoded by the exons ATGAAGTTTCCAAAAAAGGATTTACCCAAAAAGGATTTTCTACCTCCACGAAACAGGGTTAGAAAAAGAGCTTCCAGAGACATCGATATACTTCACACTGAGAGCCTCATAAAACTG GTGGAGAAAGTTTTTAGCGTTAGCAATCCAAATCCCCTGGAAGTAGAGGACGCAAAGAGACCACTCAAG GAGCAACTAGTTGATGCAATAGCAAGGCATGCTGAGGCATCTGATGGTGAAAGTGAAATATATGAGCAATTTGCAATTTAA